The Schistocerca gregaria isolate iqSchGreg1 chromosome 1, iqSchGreg1.2, whole genome shotgun sequence genome includes a window with the following:
- the LOC126285260 gene encoding uncharacterized protein LOC126285260 — MALVEPRSRAAVVGAAHGRGEGAAEGGGRRRARVARRAARGSGLPAAQASLGPEPSASVAPSCPRTPSFPRIPPPSPATAYASGGRSPRCPAASFQALAMTPRA, encoded by the exons ATGGCGCTGGTGGAGCCGAG GAGCCGGGCCGCCGTGGTGGGGGCCGCGCACGGCCGCGGGGAGGGGGCAGCGGAGGGTGGGGGACGGAGAAGGGCCCGCGTGGCACGACGCGCCGCCCGCGGCAGCGGCCTTCCTGCCGCCCAGGCTAGTCTCGGCCCGGAGCCGTCGGCGAGCGTCGCGCCGAGCTGCCCGCGCACCCCATCTTTCCCTCGTATTCCGCCCCCCTCCCCGGCGACTGCCTACGCGAGCGGCGGCCGCAGTCCGAGGTGCCCTGCCGCCAGCTTCCAGGCGCTGGCGATGACGCCGCGCGCGTGA